A genome region from Blautia coccoides includes the following:
- a CDS encoding YfhO family protein, whose protein sequence is MESKDKTSFKIKFRDWISEHKVSLMAFFGVSTVLLIIAMARGYAPFGDSSLLMNDAIHQYYPLFGQYRDRILNGDGIFYSAGGGLGFNFYALWTYYLSSPLNLLILLFPSGEMDAAMDMLIMLKTALAAGTFAYYLEWKVAKRRVSILPFAFGYALSTFMIGYGYNIMWLDSIMLLPILLMGLEKLIQQGKWKLYTLALALSLWCSFYIGFMVCLFAVIWFLFQTHSSYLAFLKRGIQFAGASLLGAGLACVVLLPAYMGIVKTTGSSSFPDFEWMAKFSEIFAGKEGGIFAFSDPLSINNQAAYPANLYCGTFVIGLVFLYFLLKDIAPIQKIKAAWLIIFLVISLNNQGLNYIWHGFHYQVGIPNRFVFLLHFFLLLLACQAFQRLKDCRRWQLVCVGAGMLLIYSTLYFLQNDNVTTQMLISTLSAVIIYSCFWMLYRKEEGKLWRNLLLFSMCLEISTSAYYGYVKQGGVISDDFYRSKEAIQEAADKLPNDQYRAELSNPTVKNEGAAYNLRGCGIFSSTTNINTIALLKSIGFSASSNSYSPAGGTPVLNTLFGIKNYLIIQNDANRLDHSYNETDEGEEVKVYENKKVLPIGYLCEKGVNDWSSLTKDFFQNQMELIQLMTGKEYRIFTEQKFALKEVNDIEVKSLDEKQQFSYLSPEGIRNDHVVFEAVAEEDEDLYIRLQAAYSNKITVMVNEVAIAYKDLSSSFYHVGNVNKGDRVTIQVGMQEDCPTYGKISMSMYAFDQEEMDRAYEDLSSGSMDVTEWKEGYIAGRVKANNGRNVLFTTVPYDKGWSVYVDGKKQKTETVQGGFLKIDLEDGEHKIIFKYAVPGLKIGFAVSLVSLAILLIFVSNAKKGWIAAREERKGERNAEQKESILGNEDIPEKAASTGSIDACSYVGQQVSDTSEYKPDTVD, encoded by the coding sequence ATGGAGTCAAAAGATAAAACGAGTTTTAAGATAAAATTCAGGGATTGGATCAGTGAACATAAAGTTAGTCTGATGGCTTTTTTTGGCGTAAGCACCGTATTGCTCATAATTGCGATGGCCAGGGGATATGCGCCATTTGGTGACAGTTCCTTACTCATGAATGATGCTATCCACCAGTACTATCCTTTGTTTGGACAGTATCGTGACAGGATTTTAAACGGAGATGGAATATTTTATTCTGCGGGAGGAGGGCTTGGGTTTAATTTTTATGCATTGTGGACTTATTATCTTTCCTCGCCTTTGAATCTGCTGATTTTGCTATTTCCATCTGGAGAGATGGATGCTGCTATGGATATGCTTATTATGCTGAAAACTGCACTTGCAGCTGGAACTTTCGCGTACTATTTGGAGTGGAAAGTTGCCAAGAGAAGAGTAAGTATTCTGCCGTTTGCCTTTGGATATGCACTGTCAACATTCATGATTGGCTATGGATATAACATTATGTGGCTGGACAGCATCATGCTGCTTCCTATTTTACTGATGGGGCTTGAGAAATTGATCCAACAAGGAAAATGGAAACTCTATACACTGGCTCTTGCATTGTCCTTATGGTGTAGCTTTTATATTGGTTTCATGGTCTGTTTATTTGCCGTTATTTGGTTTTTATTTCAAACGCATTCTTCTTACCTGGCATTCTTAAAACGAGGAATACAGTTTGCTGGAGCATCGCTCTTAGGAGCAGGACTGGCGTGTGTAGTGCTCCTGCCAGCGTATATGGGGATTGTCAAGACTACAGGCAGTTCATCCTTCCCGGACTTTGAGTGGATGGCAAAATTTTCTGAGATATTTGCTGGCAAGGAAGGTGGCATCTTTGCGTTTTCGGACCCGTTATCCATAAACAACCAAGCAGCATATCCAGCCAACCTTTATTGTGGAACTTTTGTTATCGGACTGGTTTTTTTATATTTTTTATTAAAAGATATTGCACCCATCCAAAAAATAAAAGCGGCATGGCTGATAATCTTCCTGGTGATTAGTCTGAATAACCAAGGATTGAACTATATTTGGCATGGTTTCCATTATCAGGTGGGAATTCCTAATCGGTTTGTCTTTTTGCTTCATTTCTTCTTGCTTCTTTTGGCATGTCAGGCATTTCAGCGGCTAAAGGATTGCAGGAGGTGGCAATTGGTTTGTGTAGGCGCCGGTATGCTTCTGATTTACAGCACCCTCTATTTTTTACAGAATGATAATGTGACTACACAAATGCTTATTTCTACATTATCAGCGGTTATAATTTACTCTTGTTTTTGGATGCTTTATCGGAAGGAAGAGGGAAAGCTGTGGAGGAATCTTTTATTGTTTTCCATGTGTTTAGAAATAAGCACCAGCGCATATTACGGATATGTAAAGCAGGGAGGCGTCATCTCAGATGATTTTTACCGTAGCAAAGAGGCCATTCAAGAAGCAGCGGATAAACTGCCAAATGACCAGTATCGTGCAGAATTGTCTAATCCTACGGTGAAAAATGAAGGAGCGGCATATAATCTTCGAGGCTGTGGCATATTTAGCTCTACGACCAATATTAATACCATTGCGTTGCTAAAATCAATTGGATTTTCTGCCAGCAGTAATTCTTATTCTCCTGCGGGCGGGACACCGGTTTTAAATACACTTTTTGGAATTAAAAACTATTTGATAATACAAAACGATGCCAATCGTCTGGATCATAGTTACAACGAGACTGATGAAGGAGAAGAAGTTAAAGTATATGAAAACAAAAAAGTGCTGCCTATTGGATATTTATGCGAAAAAGGAGTAAATGACTGGTCATCTTTAACTAAGGATTTTTTCCAAAACCAAATGGAACTAATTCAGTTAATGACTGGTAAAGAATACCGAATATTCACAGAACAAAAATTTGCGTTAAAGGAAGTAAATGATATCGAGGTAAAATCACTTGACGAAAAACAACAATTCAGTTATCTCTCGCCAGAAGGAATTAGAAATGATCATGTTGTATTTGAGGCTGTGGCCGAAGAGGACGAAGACTTATATATCAGACTGCAAGCTGCTTATTCAAACAAGATTACAGTTATGGTCAATGAAGTGGCAATTGCCTATAAAGACCTAAGTTCTTCTTTTTATCATGTGGGAAATGTAAATAAGGGTGACCGGGTTACTATTCAAGTCGGTATGCAGGAGGATTGTCCTACGTACGGGAAAATCAGCATGTCTATGTATGCGTTTGATCAGGAGGAAATGGACCGCGCGTATGAGGATTTATCGTCTGGCAGCATGGATGTCACGGAATGGAAGGAAGGATATATTGCGGGCAGAGTAAAAGCCAACAATGGGAGGAATGTGCTTTTTACAACAGTTCCGTATGATAAAGGCTGGTCTGTGTATGTTGATGGTAAAAAGCAAAAGACGGAAACCGTGCAAGGGGGATTTCTAAAGATAGATTTAGAGGATGGAGAACATAAAATTATTTTTAAATACGCAGTTCCCGGTCTGAAGATTGGATTTGCAGTAAGTTTGGTAAGCTTGGCAATATTACTGATTTTTGTATCTAATGCAAAAAAAGGATGGATTGCAGCAAGAGAGGAAAGGAAGGGCGAGCGCAATGCGGAACAAAAAGAATCTATTCTCGGAAATGAAGATATTCCGGAAAAGGCTGCTTCGACTGGCAGCATTGATGCTTGCAGTTATGTTGGTCAGCAGGTGTCTGATACAAGTGAATACAAGCCAGATACAGTGGATTGA
- the lepB gene encoding signal peptidase I, translating to MRYKISKSGIKCWVERLLFTVLQMLVLIFSIIIINGAVCGFSVVHGESMQPTLLEGDILLCIKLFYQPARGDIVICRTGKGYENEMVKRVIGMPGDEIFIDSNTGILYINGHPLEEPYCKEKTFQIGDNVYPVIVPKEQYFVLGDNREVSMDSRYSEIGTIDSKKIDGHVVFRASLVKKEKYNE from the coding sequence TTGCGATACAAAATTAGTAAGTCAGGAATAAAATGTTGGGTTGAACGATTGCTGTTTACAGTTTTGCAGATGCTGGTGTTGATATTTTCCATAATTATCATCAATGGTGCAGTTTGTGGATTTTCAGTGGTGCATGGTGAAAGTATGCAGCCAACTCTTTTGGAAGGAGATATTCTTCTGTGCATTAAGCTTTTTTATCAGCCAGCCAGAGGTGATATTGTAATCTGCCGAACAGGAAAAGGTTATGAAAATGAAATGGTAAAAAGGGTAATCGGAATGCCAGGAGATGAAATTTTCATAGATAGTAATACGGGAATTTTGTATATCAACGGACACCCGTTGGAGGAACCCTACTGTAAGGAGAAGACATTCCAGATTGGTGATAATGTATATCCAGTGATTGTACCAAAAGAACAGTATTTTGTCCTAGGTGATAACCGGGAAGTATCTATGGATAGCCGTTACAGTGAAATAGGAACAATTGATTCAAAAAAGATAGACGGACATGTGGTATTTAGGGCTAGTTTGGTAAAAAAAGAAAAATACAATGAGTGA
- a CDS encoding InlB B-repeat-containing protein, translating into MTIKKKSIFKKISALILCGLVLLTTVMQVFAVSEEKYVPEVPADEYGMDFTVFDETMTPGENGTYNATMTARMTGNSDTTTGIQGGAVQWFWSSNLPTPTLSNTPELGAFNPVTEDAEKNMKEQRVVFRYYRDSDHGAYIQGENRTGYKTFNLNFANVNAIPGQAFDVIVQDYYSPSLGESTLLLYPSNGEEEVPLVRGNVTGGQLRAPGRTITYKSNAEGTETYIQQYMTDEELTGKRILSLEEVGFTPVEDKNFLGWSIYSDSINQIQYRPGMSLEEKDANGRYKIQNVTLYPVYQGDEHLDGNWVDYIVYDTVADTDPTLAKGRYNATLNARLLTDMAKHVEITGSVLEWSWPSRLPAPELQNMPESTDDIIPDYQLPEDDGLDLITHRRGYKWYRNPDHGALTPTNDGTGYGYHEFQMYFYNFAAEPGEVIKNIRLRDYFHKEQEISMTNGTSPTGEETITERCHVITGSITIPGRKIIYKADNSENSKTYEQVYYSDAEMADATILENDPTQNPNQPLTKPNFDAPAGKEFGGWSVEVNAAEAMYQPGEALTELKNMTLYPVWVAKNSYTVTYNGNGGTPEKDFDEVLIGDALGELPSATHPEGYIFLGWYTKAEGGNKVQAPFTPVENTELYAHWETTYKVSYLAGNGSGEVKDESSPYRKDAYVIVKKPDGLNSPGEGWIFAGWESNLAVTVGSSQKTILNPDDIFRMPEQDITLTALWDNTISDVCPIVLDLTEESLKNKKGEDIDTGFVASRSVIAVTGDAFKGCNANHTHELIIKGTTTKEVSIEGNKTKEFNVFVNGVQAKILNLDSNGTVTFGSDGATMTNLFNSMSGEGLIFGNDVHEVKINDGVTVLSVSAAKEKNPVTGTDGKVKVLDLTMHEVSEADKQLVVNGKDILLPSNYLRIVMLDNNEGTWLQGKIQVTDTDGNEYVRGIAENSEDTEYIDSNYSDQNIYGNTFDLTGTGITPSDAGEKGMYGEVHIPVKVNQLKVTVPTRIVFNIYTDGINEANHGFIAPTVKLTNESETFMDSIKLQTSSGLIVKNYGGENHKANVGYMGIIEDGVSSYTLESYADMTVEQMNQSVTKPVVCIEAEAKIDSNPRIKLKQEVDYSTVPVFWFAAKRGDTALQLKVPSDYENGSNTKRYYQIPKDVINDRDGNTILYGYHKMRLSFAMGDAE; encoded by the coding sequence ATGACGATTAAAAAGAAATCAATATTTAAAAAAATTTCAGCATTAATATTATGTGGTTTAGTGCTTCTGACAACAGTTATGCAGGTGTTTGCGGTCAGTGAAGAAAAATATGTTCCTGAGGTTCCAGCAGATGAATATGGAATGGATTTTACTGTTTTCGATGAAACGATGACACCCGGAGAAAATGGGACATACAATGCAACTATGACAGCAAGAATGACAGGCAACAGTGACACTACCACAGGGATACAAGGTGGAGCAGTACAATGGTTTTGGTCAAGTAATCTTCCAACTCCTACTTTAAGTAATACACCAGAGCTGGGGGCTTTTAATCCAGTCACGGAAGATGCGGAAAAAAACATGAAAGAGCAAAGAGTTGTTTTCCGCTATTATAGGGACAGCGATCATGGAGCATATATACAAGGCGAAAACAGAACAGGTTATAAGACATTTAATCTTAATTTTGCGAATGTGAATGCAATCCCGGGGCAAGCCTTTGATGTTATTGTGCAAGATTATTACAGCCCTTCACTTGGTGAATCTACATTATTGCTATATCCATCAAACGGGGAAGAGGAAGTTCCGCTTGTCAGAGGCAATGTAACAGGAGGCCAGTTGCGTGCACCAGGTCGAACAATTACTTACAAGTCAAATGCTGAGGGAACAGAAACTTATATTCAACAGTATATGACGGATGAAGAACTTACTGGAAAAAGAATATTGTCTTTAGAAGAAGTTGGGTTTACACCTGTTGAAGATAAGAATTTTTTGGGGTGGAGTATCTATTCAGATTCTATAAATCAAATTCAATATCGCCCGGGTATGTCATTGGAGGAAAAGGATGCAAATGGAAGATATAAGATCCAGAATGTAACACTTTATCCGGTGTACCAAGGTGATGAACACCTGGATGGGAACTGGGTTGATTACATTGTATATGACACTGTTGCGGATACCGATCCGACATTAGCAAAAGGCCGCTATAATGCCACATTGAATGCCCGCTTGTTGACGGATATGGCAAAGCATGTAGAAATCACTGGAAGTGTTTTAGAGTGGTCATGGCCGTCAAGACTCCCAGCTCCGGAACTGCAGAATATGCCAGAGAGTACAGATGACATAATTCCGGATTATCAATTGCCTGAGGATGATGGATTAGATTTAATAACTCATCGCCGTGGATATAAATGGTATCGAAATCCTGATCATGGTGCGTTAACGCCGACAAATGATGGGACGGGATATGGTTATCATGAGTTTCAAATGTATTTTTATAATTTTGCAGCAGAGCCTGGAGAAGTAATAAAAAATATTCGTTTGAGAGATTATTTCCATAAAGAACAGGAAATATCTATGACAAATGGTACGTCGCCTACAGGAGAAGAAACCATAACTGAAAGGTGCCATGTTATTACCGGAAGTATAACTATCCCAGGAAGGAAAATTATCTACAAAGCTGATAATTCTGAAAATTCCAAGACCTACGAACAGGTATATTATTCGGATGCTGAGATGGCAGATGCTACCATACTAGAAAATGACCCAACACAGAATCCTAATCAGCCGCTTACGAAACCAAATTTTGATGCACCGGCTGGTAAAGAATTTGGTGGTTGGAGTGTTGAGGTAAACGCAGCAGAAGCTATGTATCAGCCAGGTGAAGCATTAACAGAATTAAAAAATATGACTTTGTATCCTGTGTGGGTTGCAAAAAATTCTTACACAGTCACATACAATGGCAATGGAGGAACTCCAGAAAAAGATTTTGATGAGGTTTTGATTGGTGATGCATTGGGAGAACTTCCATCTGCTACACATCCAGAGGGTTATATATTTTTAGGATGGTATACAAAGGCGGAAGGCGGTAATAAGGTACAAGCTCCATTTACGCCTGTTGAAAACACGGAATTATACGCGCATTGGGAAACGACTTATAAGGTTTCATACCTGGCAGGAAATGGTTCTGGCGAGGTGAAAGATGAGAGCAGCCCATATAGAAAAGATGCTTATGTAATAGTTAAAAAACCTGATGGATTAAACTCCCCGGGCGAAGGGTGGATATTTGCTGGTTGGGAGAGCAATTTGGCTGTTACAGTAGGATCTTCTCAAAAGACTATATTGAATCCGGATGATATCTTCCGGATGCCGGAACAAGATATAACATTGACAGCTCTGTGGGATAATACGATTTCTGATGTATGTCCAATTGTTCTGGATTTAACAGAGGAAAGTTTAAAGAATAAGAAAGGCGAGGATATTGATACAGGCTTTGTTGCAAGCAGATCTGTTATTGCAGTGACAGGCGATGCGTTTAAAGGATGTAACGCTAATCACACACATGAGTTGATTATTAAGGGGACTACTACAAAGGAAGTGTCTATTGAAGGAAATAAAACAAAAGAATTCAATGTATTTGTCAATGGAGTGCAAGCAAAAATTTTAAACCTGGATTCTAATGGAACAGTTACTTTTGGCAGCGATGGAGCAACAATGACAAATCTGTTCAACAGCATGAGTGGCGAAGGACTTATATTTGGAAATGATGTTCATGAAGTCAAAATAAATGATGGCGTAACGGTTCTCTCTGTCAGTGCTGCAAAAGAGAAAAATCCAGTAACCGGAACAGACGGAAAAGTTAAAGTTCTTGACTTGACAATGCATGAGGTTTCAGAAGCAGATAAACAACTTGTGGTTAACGGAAAGGATATTTTATTACCATCAAATTATCTGAGAATTGTGATGTTAGACAATAATGAGGGTACTTGGCTCCAAGGAAAGATACAAGTGACTGATACAGATGGCAATGAATATGTCCGTGGCATAGCAGAGAATTCTGAGGATACCGAGTATATTGATTCAAATTATAGCGATCAAAATATATATGGCAATACGTTTGATCTAACAGGGACGGGCATAACTCCTTCGGATGCTGGAGAAAAGGGTATGTACGGGGAAGTACATATTCCAGTTAAGGTAAATCAGCTAAAAGTAACAGTACCCACAAGAATTGTATTTAATATTTATACAGATGGAATCAATGAAGCAAATCACGGCTTTATTGCCCCCACTGTTAAGTTGACAAATGAAAGTGAAACTTTCATGGATTCAATTAAATTACAAACATCATCTGGTTTAATCGTAAAAAATTATGGCGGAGAAAACCATAAGGCCAATGTTGGATACATGGGAATTATAGAAGACGGTGTTTCTTCTTATACTTTGGAATCCTATGCGGATATGACTGTTGAACAGATGAACCAGTCTGTAACAAAGCCAGTCGTATGTATTGAAGCGGAAGCTAAGATTGATTCCAATCCGAGGATTAAATTAAAGCAAGAAGTTGATTATTCAACAGTTCCAGTATTTTGGTTCGCAGCTAAAAGAGGAGATACAGCCCTGCAGCTAAAGGTACCCAGTGATTATGAAAATGGATCAAATACTAAAAGATATTATCAAATCCCTAAGGATGTGATAAACGATCGGGATGGTAATACCATTCTTTACGGATATCACAAAATGCGTCTTTCTTTCGCAATGGGGGACGCAGAATAA
- a CDS encoding InlB B-repeat-containing protein, whose amino-acid sequence MKESGKEKKKNIGSVCKRGLVGLLTLSVIAGNVSGAFAVEGGSEKAETVLLYENTEAVNELLNYLPTEEAVKQWDLSFLAFRDFLMEKGYTDVLEAFDENNMIYVSEYIENTEEVPIYMSGTNDMEEIPEGAQLYDGSGGEFYIWRLCKALRTSEDGENVEYYWVRTQDKITLEKNTESNEDKENGQVKENLNINDIDSNIEMSEESSQEGMEQEEAKQELQGDAAEGVEAELSVAASESGVITVSNFAELKTSIENATSNISINVVGNLNVTSTINVTKSVTVTLNGGGTLNRTAAFNGSVFYLANKGSELVLEDVTLFGNYLDSSSAAIRVYDDANLIMKDGGIIKGFYTVAGSYLGGGVLLENGGRFFMEGGIIEECRGGAGAAVQISSYGYFEMSGGKIWHNMDNDEAVVDVYDGRGGNWVITGGEIVDNYAQGLAWECGILTPRDRATFNGTNTARVFSIDELHEMLRNGVLKGGKLLTNYSYVGGAAILANNYMNTGVNPYVANIRWNNMAAGIKGNAIVESGLSGYENGFHGKTTIGPMSNLGEIAHCEGYTDPVYTGGHVNTNWHGQDNSRNNFARIVNSEYRRDLRGFQSEVYKKNKSQIRVAENYRRGNSDYTTWIPAADGFLYWIADTPGQFFNTTKVKLVDQNGRELPYTGGAAITEATTATSAPSASGNAYKINENTIAYDNGIWEANTVAAKTFYAPDLSAHGFAFTGEYSVDGGKKIAGKNYNVSDYKNAHEITFYYNADYYEIKYDGNGGTVDRETDSVRIGEKITLPNATKNGYGFAGWYTEKEGGEKIGDAGMEHTPQSGGTYFAHWNANEYTVRYDINKPEGVTTEVKEPDSESVTHDSSYTIKAPTTEILEAYGKTYKFAGWDAGEGNIYQVNDEISISGDVTLKAVWDESINEYSIKYEINKPQDVSTEVMNPSDAKVIHEKTYTFSAPETERLEGEGKIYIFGGWEDESGNTYQPSQEITVVSNMTLSGKWIAKYSVTYQLNGGNGALPLNTLFEEGENVTTVKEDAVKPPQNKLFDGWESNVPVTVNGVETTRLAGGDVFIMPGQNVVLTAVWKNDSVDITFEGVDEGQDAVIKVINKAGETLTKNFPKVMVNGEEATPEQLEKLTYTYELYTRTRINGSYVYDWSGEVLTEDKDKDAIETLPLAVVKPTTENSRIAASTKVGKSGILRVTLSYGETGKKASCIVIASGDVDLNASIRNSDIELLTNYVIGEAALDKYSYQPLMGDMNSEAVTGRTVITWQDVELLEAFITY is encoded by the coding sequence ATGAAGGAGTCTGGGAAGGAAAAGAAAAAGAATATAGGTTCCGTTTGCAAAAGAGGATTAGTAGGACTATTGACATTGTCAGTAATAGCTGGGAATGTTTCAGGAGCTTTTGCGGTGGAGGGTGGTTCTGAAAAAGCAGAAACTGTTTTACTTTATGAAAATACGGAGGCAGTAAATGAATTGCTTAATTATCTTCCCACTGAAGAGGCTGTGAAGCAATGGGATCTTAGTTTTCTGGCATTTAGAGATTTTCTTATGGAGAAGGGATACACAGATGTATTAGAAGCATTTGATGAAAATAACATGATTTATGTTTCGGAATACATAGAAAATACAGAGGAAGTTCCAATTTATATGTCTGGAACAAATGATATGGAAGAAATACCAGAGGGGGCTCAGCTTTATGATGGCAGTGGTGGCGAATTCTATATATGGCGCCTGTGTAAAGCACTGAGAACTTCTGAAGATGGCGAGAATGTCGAATATTACTGGGTCAGGACGCAAGATAAAATCACATTAGAAAAAAATACAGAATCTAATGAGGATAAAGAAAACGGGCAGGTTAAAGAAAATCTGAACATTAATGATATTGATTCAAATATAGAGATGAGCGAGGAATCTTCGCAGGAAGGGATGGAGCAGGAGGAAGCGAAACAGGAATTACAAGGCGATGCTGCCGAGGGAGTAGAAGCTGAGCTTAGTGTAGCAGCTTCTGAATCTGGGGTGATAACGGTTTCAAACTTTGCTGAACTTAAAACAAGTATAGAAAATGCAACAAGTAATATTTCAATCAACGTCGTCGGTAACTTGAATGTAACTAGCACCATTAATGTAACGAAGTCTGTTACGGTTACATTGAATGGCGGTGGAACGTTGAACAGAACGGCTGCTTTTAACGGGAGTGTGTTCTATCTGGCTAACAAAGGATCAGAATTGGTTCTTGAGGATGTCACATTGTTTGGAAATTATCTTGACTCTTCTTCGGCGGCTATAAGAGTGTATGATGATGCGAATTTAATTATGAAAGATGGCGGAATCATAAAGGGATTTTATACTGTAGCAGGTTCATATCTTGGTGGAGGAGTGCTCCTGGAAAATGGGGGAAGATTTTTTATGGAAGGTGGCATTATTGAAGAATGTCGTGGTGGTGCAGGTGCTGCAGTACAAATATCTTCCTACGGTTATTTTGAAATGTCTGGAGGAAAAATTTGGCACAATATGGATAATGATGAGGCTGTTGTTGATGTCTATGATGGAAGGGGCGGTAATTGGGTAATTACCGGTGGAGAAATTGTAGACAATTATGCTCAAGGATTGGCTTGGGAGTGTGGCATATTGACACCAAGAGATAGAGCCACTTTTAACGGTACTAATACAGCCAGAGTATTTTCGATAGACGAATTGCATGAGATGTTGAGAAATGGCGTATTGAAAGGTGGCAAATTGCTTACAAACTATTCGTATGTAGGAGGAGCTGCAATACTTGCAAACAATTATATGAATACAGGGGTAAATCCTTACGTTGCAAATATCAGATGGAATAACATGGCAGCTGGAATAAAGGGTAATGCAATTGTTGAGTCCGGATTGTCTGGTTATGAAAATGGATTTCATGGAAAAACAACAATAGGCCCAATGAGCAATTTAGGAGAAATTGCTCATTGCGAAGGCTACACAGATCCGGTTTATACGGGAGGCCATGTTAATACAAATTGGCATGGACAAGATAATAGCAGAAATAATTTTGCTCGTATAGTGAACTCAGAATATAGAAGAGATTTACGTGGTTTTCAATCAGAAGTATATAAAAAGAATAAGTCACAGATTCGTGTTGCAGAAAATTATAGAAGAGGAAATTCGGATTACACAACATGGATACCTGCGGCAGATGGTTTTCTGTATTGGATAGCTGATACACCGGGACAATTCTTTAATACGACAAAAGTTAAGTTAGTTGATCAGAATGGACGTGAATTGCCATACACAGGTGGTGCGGCAATTACTGAAGCAACTACTGCGACCAGTGCGCCATCGGCCAGCGGAAATGCGTACAAAATTAATGAGAACACTATCGCATATGATAATGGAATCTGGGAAGCAAATACTGTAGCGGCAAAGACTTTTTACGCACCGGATTTATCTGCACATGGATTTGCGTTTACAGGGGAGTACAGCGTTGATGGTGGAAAAAAAATTGCTGGAAAAAATTACAATGTGTCGGACTATAAGAATGCTCATGAGATTACCTTCTATTATAACGCAGATTATTATGAAATCAAATATGACGGTAATGGCGGCACAGTGGATCGAGAGACTGATTCGGTTAGAATAGGAGAAAAAATAACACTGCCAAATGCAACTAAAAATGGGTATGGTTTTGCGGGATGGTATACCGAAAAAGAAGGTGGAGAAAAAATAGGTGATGCTGGTATGGAGCATACTCCACAGTCCGGGGGTACTTATTTTGCGCATTGGAATGCCAACGAATATACGGTGCGGTATGACATAAATAAACCGGAAGGCGTTACTACAGAGGTAAAAGAACCAGATAGTGAATCCGTTACCCATGACAGTTCATATACGATAAAGGCACCAACAACTGAAATATTAGAAGCGTATGGAAAAACCTATAAATTTGCTGGATGGGATGCTGGAGAGGGGAATATTTACCAAGTAAACGATGAAATATCTATAAGTGGAGATGTAACACTGAAAGCAGTATGGGATGAAAGTATAAATGAGTATTCCATTAAGTATGAAATTAATAAACCACAGGATGTTTCAACAGAAGTGATGAATCCAAGTGATGCTAAAGTGATTCACGAAAAGACGTATACATTTAGTGCACCTGAAACTGAAAGATTGGAAGGTGAAGGGAAAATCTATATTTTCGGCGGATGGGAAGATGAGTCTGGGAACACTTATCAACCTAGTCAGGAGATAACTGTTGTCAGCAATATGACACTATCAGGTAAGTGGATTGCAAAATATAGTGTTACTTATCAGCTTAATGGGGGTAATGGTGCTTTGCCGCTAAACACCTTGTTTGAGGAAGGCGAAAACGTTACTACAGTAAAAGAGGATGCTGTAAAACCACCGCAAAATAAACTTTTTGATGGTTGGGAGAGTAATGTTCCAGTAACTGTAAATGGTGTAGAGACTACACGATTGGCAGGAGGAGATGTTTTTATAATGCCTGGTCAAAATGTAGTTTTAACGGCTGTTTGGAAAAACGACAGTGTTGATATAACATTTGAAGGCGTGGACGAGGGGCAGGATGCAGTTATAAAAGTAATCAACAAAGCAGGCGAGACATTGACGAAGAATTTCCCGAAGGTAATGGTAAATGGAGAAGAGGCGACGCCGGAGCAGTTGGAAAAGCTCACATATACATATGAACTATATACGAGAACTAGAATAAATGGATCTTATGTGTACGATTGGTCAGGAGAGGTATTGACAGAGGATAAAGATAAGGATGCTATTGAAACCTTGCCACTTGCTGTTGTAAAACCGACCACTGAAAACTCAAGAATCGCAGCATCTACAAAAGTCGGTAAATCTGGCATTTTAAGGGTCACTTTAAGCTATGGAGAAACGGGAAAGAAAGCCAGCTGTATCGTTATTGCATCAGGGGATGTTGATTTGAATGCGTCGATTAGAAATAGCGATATTGAATTGCTGACCAATTACGTGATTGGCGAAGCGGCATTGGATAAATACTCCTATCAACCACTTATGGGAGATATGAATAGTGAAGCAGTAACAGGAAGAACCGTAATTACATGGCAAGATGTAGAATTGTTGGAAGCATTTATTACTTATTAA